The segment tagaaaagaagaaattatttagatataagagaaattaatcagttaaaaataaaaagaaattaattatttaaaatgaaagagtcagttaaaataatcaaaagtaaatcagtttaaaaaaaaataaaaatttatcagcGAAAATAATGAAAGTTAATCAACCAATAAAAGTATATTTAGCTTGTTAAAAGAACAGTatttaacagaatttattcAGTTAAAAGAACTACAagtttaaagagaaataaatcagttaaaaaatagaagttaatcagttaaaAGAGAGATtaatcagtaaaaaaaattgaaattaatcagTTAAATTATTCCAAATTTAATCAGTTAAAAGATGAGAAATTAGTTAgttaaaaaagtgaaattaattagCAAGAATAGCTAAATTTAATCAGCCAAATGGACTGAATTTAATCACTTAAAATAGGTAccagaaattaattgaatttaatcagttaaaaaaacagaagcttaaagagaaataaattaattaaaaaaagaaaaattagtcagctaaaattacaaaaattagtCAATTATATTGCCATTAAGttatcagttaaaaaaaagagaaataagtcagttaaaaaaaagaaattaaatgaatttaatcagttaaaaaaaaagaatttaatcagttaaaaaaacagaagtttaaagagaaataaattagtttaaaaaaaaagaaaaattagtcaGCTAAAAATAGTCagttaaaaaagagaaattaaacgAATTTAATcagttaaagaaaagaatttaatcagttaaaaaaaacatttgtttTCTCATtgataaattccttaaaattaataaaattcttttttttctctactcgcgaacaaataaaaaatcaataaaaattaggtGAGTCAACAGGGCAATAAATCTTCCGGAGCATCGGGCGGTGGATCGTCTCAGGGGAAGAATCCACAAAATAGTGGTATGATCCGTGTTTCGTTGTCCCTCCGTGAGGATGTGAAGTTGAATGAGACGGAAAATGCATGGCGTCCGAGTCATATGAAGGCCTCTGAGAGTTCATCCGAAGAGGATCGCATTACAGAGGAGCTGTACAAGAATTTCCGTTGTATCCTCAATAAGCTAACCCCGGAGAAGTTTAATGTACTCGTGGGGCAGGTTAAAGCACTCAAAATTGACACGAGTGAACGCCTAAATGGGTGCATTGAGTTGATTTTCGAGAAGGCCGTTAGTGAACCAAATTTCTCCGTGGCTTATGCGCAACTTTGTAAGCAAATTTCAACGATTAGTGTGTCGGAGCCACAACCACCGCCGGAGAATGGTGCCGATGGGGCAACAAAGCCACCACCGCAGTCACATGAGCAGTATATGTTCCGGAAAACATTGCTGAATCGGTGTCAGACGGAATTTCAGACAATTAGTGCACAAACAGATGCTCAGAAGGTACGAACAAAGCGCCTTGAGGAATTCAAAGATGACCCAGAGAAGCATGAGGAGTACAAATTCCTCGTGGAGGAGGAAGAGCGGAAGTTAAGGTGGCGTGCCCTGGGGACGGTACGTTTTATCGGGGAATTGTTCAAGAGTGACATGCTTACGTCAAATATAATGAATAATTGTATTGCAATACTCATGAATAATCGACACGAGGATTCCCTTGAGTGCCTGTGTAAGCTTCTCACGACAATTGGGCAGCGTCTGGATCAGAATATGCTCGTGGATTACTTTGTCAAGTTGCAGGAGATTGTGGATAATAGGAAGCAGCATAAGATTAGTAGTCGTGTGCGTTTTATGATTCAGGATTTGATTGatttgaagaagaataagTGGGTACCGCGGCGTCCCGACCTCAAGCCCAAGACTATTGTGCAGATACAGAAGGAGGCTGAGGCGGAGTACAATAATCAAGCCATTGGCGGCGGCGGTGGTGGAGGCGGCGGCGGCGGTGGGGGAGGCGGTGGCAGTGGTGGAGGCTACCGTGAACAGGTGCGCGATCAACGTGATAGGCACAATCGTGGCGGAGGCGGAGGCGGTGGATCTGGGGGGTACAACAAGTCCAGCAGTCATGGAAGTGGAAGTGGTGGGAAGTCAAATGATGATGGGTGGACGATGCAGAATACAAAGAGTAACCGAAGTACGGCGGTTGATACGAAGAAACTCACCGTCAAGGCGACAAATATTGATCAGAATACACCACTTGGAACGGCACAGATGTACAAGTGGCAACCGCAGTCAACAAACATGTACCAAGCACTCAGTGACATGGATACCTCACGCCCAGATAGTGGTGCAAATGCCAACAAAGGCAAAGGATTCGGTGGTTTCGGCAAGGGGTCAACTGAACGTGAAAGGTGagtcaaattaatattttttctttgaattttttattaagaaaattgacttttaaaaagattctttaaggATTTTGAGTAGTTAAGAAGTTTTTGTAAAGcttttgaggatttttgtgcataaaatgtaaatttcaattcaaattcgCGCCATTGGCAACATGTTTCTTGTATTTGCCTGTTTCATTGagagaaacatttaattttgatcATGTTTCATGGAATTAAACGAGaaatatcttattttattGACCCTTTCACGTCAATTGAATAATTGGATTAAACACTGTGAGAGCTAAACGTaaagttatatttttaaacttaaatttattttccagaaTTTAACCTTTTCGCATTCGAGTGAAACAtgcaatttccatttaatctTAACGTAATTTCcaacttgaaaataaaatgtttcacatttgaaTCAGGGTATgatccaattaaaaaaaaccgagtgaaacattgaaacattaatTGATCTCGACgtcacaatatttatttttttagatgttcccagaggaaatttttcattcaaaaagcCTTACTTGACATCTTGAATGAgaatgaaaagtaatttaattattttactaaacttgagaaaatgtaatatttcaAGTTTGTTTCAATGTATTACTCAAGAGAAGCaaaatggttaattttttttttaatttttaatttagaaatatttaaaatttttcagaagaagcttaaaaagaaacgttttaaatgaaaaattcgcGTAAAAGTATTTAGGCTAATATGTTTTAGTTAAATTATGAACACTTTCGCTACCGcatgaaacataaaagaaacattgaaacattcatTTATTAGGTTTATAAGCAAAACCTGTTCTTTGACGTCttctgtacaaaaaaaaagaaccagcAAAACCgacaaaaaaaacgtattttcaaatttgaaaaaaaaaattattaaccctttaacgtccaacgtgaaacataaaaacatgcACTCTTTTATcccgatttttattctatgaattttttagaggacttttataaaatgtttcacgtttgggtcagcgtatgacccaaaaaacgttaaagggttaattttatattcagaaacaatacatacataaaagtgataaaagaagacataaaagggttaattttgaataatgtttaaatagatttctttttttttctataaggAATTTGCAGAATTTATGTGTTTTTTGTAATAGAATCCAATTCAGATTATGTCAAGATGGTTTCTCTTACGTTTCTCCTGTGTTGCAACAAACCCGAATAACCCTTTCGGAtccatttgaataaataagaaacttcttctttcttcaagagtttttaaaagaaatttatcagGAGAAATGTCATCTGCGTGATATTTATGCATTTCTCACtctgaaaaacaattaaattcgtgaaaataaaatatttctcgttTGTGTCTAACGTACAGACGGaaaaacgtgaaagggttaaccctATCTACAATATTTACAATTACTTGAAACACTATTtaatgaaactttaaaaaaatgaagttttcaaatgaattttttttaaagtaaattaaagataatgaaaaaagaatgaaaattgataaaaaaaaataaattctgaaacAGATACGAAGGACGTGGTTCGCAGCATAAATCCTCAagggaaaattcctcaacacGTAGTGCTGCATCGAGGAGTTTACAGGCACCAGCTCGTCCACAGGGTCCAAGTAGGTTACCCTATGCCTCAATGGCGAGTACGTCGCAGGGTGGTGTTGGTGGGGCAAGTAGGTCAATTGAGAAGATTGTTCCGGAGAAATTGCCCCAGCGTGAACCACCGCCGCCGCCGCAGCTGTCGGAGGAGGAGCTGAAGGAGCTCGGTGAGAAGATTCGTCGTCGATGGATGGAGATGATTATGGAGGTGGTGGAGGGGTACACAAATGTGGAGCAGTGTACGGAATTCATTGAGAAGGTCCCAGAGGAGCATCACTATCTGGGTATACGGGAAATTTATGATCATATATTGGAGCAGAAGAGCAAACAACGTGAGGCAGCGGGTGAAATTTTCGCTCATGCCATCCGGAATGCCAGATCAATCTCCCTTGAGGCCTATTTGCATGGGCTACGGCTACATATGGAGAATGTTGAGGAGTTGGTCATTGATGTGCCAAAGATTTGGGAGTCAATTCCGGAATATTTGGGTAAGttagaaaattactttttgctATCTTAGGTGCGaggccatcttgtgattttctgaCTTTTTCACAGAACTACCCTAAAagacaaaggtaggtttttttCAGGATCTActgaatggattttaatggggtaaaaagcaaatgaaagaggaagcataagcggagaatgtaccggaatagatttttgaatttcaactcagaagctgagaaaagtagaaaaatattcttattgacttttctcagcttctgagttgaaatttaaagatctattccggtacattctccgttaatgcttcctctttcattcgctttttaccccatcaaaatccatccagtagatcctgagaaaaacccatctttgtgttttgagaTAGTATCGTGGTGAATAGAATAGGTCTTTAAATATGGCCAACATCaaaaaaccaagtttaagagaatcctctgaagaaaaaataagtttttgattgattaatgagttttttttgtctcccTCCTTCATCAGGTCCAATGATCTTTGCCAAAGTAATCACCCTGCAGACACTGGCAAAGGTATCGGAGAATCTGATACAAGCCAATATGGGTGGGCAACTCTTGGCGCATATGCTTAGGTACTTTGTCTCCAAACGCGGACCCGGTGCCGCTGTGGAATTGTGGGAGAAGAGTCAGGTTAAATGGACTGATTTCATGCAATCTTCCAAAGTAGATGAATTTATAGCGAAAAACgtaagttttttattttaataaattttttctcatttttttttcttttgaaatttattttatttttctttctttttttcttggctttttattctttgtgaCAGAACTTTAATTTCCTTGTTAATAAGGATTTCTCCACATACCAATCAACGAGTTCGAACAATACCTCACTCGATGGTGTTCAGGAGCGTCTAAAGGAATTAATTACAACCAATGCGTCCTCTGACACAATCTTCGAATGGATCTCGGTaagagaaaaacttaaaaaatttaagaaaattcgtaaaatgattttttttaattgattttttcaggCAAATGTTGGTACGATTGATAAGAACTTTATTCGTATCCTGACGACTGTTGTCATTGAATCGTGCCTCTAtccaaattacaaaattaatgcaCCACTCCTTGAGACACAATGTGGGCTACTCACCAAGTATATTGAGAATAAGGAGGAGTTTGAGATGCAATGTCTCTATGCCATTCAGAAACTCATCTTTAAGCTTGAACATCCATCCGGtgagttgatttttcttcttttttatttattttcttttgatttatttgtcatttgtggggattttttggGGTATTGGCTCATTATTGACTgaattttgaatcaattttgtcTCAATTAAGTGTCAATCAAATAtagatcaattattgatcaattattgctcaatttttgacgacgaaatgttaataaatctccttttttttcaattcttttttaaaggaCTCATGAGTAATATCTTCGGTACATTGTATGATTTGGAAGTTCTATCCACTGATTCCTTCAAGAACTGGCTGAATTCGACAGAAGAACCCGAGGGAAAAGGTAAGTcacacaaaatttatattttttttagagaatgaaaacttttctccggaagagtttttattttcttaaaaaaaagtttctattcccccaaaaaatcctttctaatgagagaattttcttttgtttgaaaaaaaaaaacaaattaaaggtGTTGCTGTGAAGTCTCTGCATTCATTCTTCACCaacttatttattaatgacGGCTCTGATGAGAATGAATGAAACGGTGGTACGTGGAGATCATCTACTGTGAGAGACTCTCCAATATATTAttgatataaatataaaaatatatattaaacatgagaaaaaaaaacacacagaaaagattgataaataaaagaaagaaaaaatatttaagtctTAGatttaaggataaaaaaatagagatgaaaaaaaaaaacggagaaatagtaaagtgaaatatttttttgtaattgaataaataaagaaaaaaaaaattgttgaataacagtccatcaaaaaaaaatgcagacaTATTGTAAATAGTCTCTAGGAAAAACAcataaagtaaagaaaaaaaatgataggaaaagttgagagagagaaaaatgtaaaaaaaatagcacaacatttcgtggaaaaaaaaagaaagaaattgcgAATGAGACGGattctgtttctttttctatcgtttttcgtttgttttttttttttaaatgttgcaTTAAAGAATAATCATCAAAACCGGATGTTTAGTGAATGTCTTAactataatttaataaatttattttttgcgagcaaaaaaaggtgagaaaaaatactGCTGAGAAGAGAAatataaagattaaaaaattaataattaatagggaatatattaaaaacaaaaaaaactaaaagatgaCGCATGAGAGAGGATTATTTAACACAGAAAACCACACacgatagagaaaaaaataaataacaaaatatatttgaattattaagaTGAGAAAAGTGAGAGAACATGAAAGCTatataaattgtataaatttttgctattgtaagttttttttcttttccggagaagagaaattttgtTGCCGTTAAAagattatctttttttttattaatttagaagagaaaaatgagaaaaaatcacgTAAAATAAACCCCAAACTACGCGCCTGTTTTCACCCCTCATGCCCACACCCTGCCCTTTGTCCTCATCACCCCCCTCCTGACGTTTCTTTCGTATAACCTTCTCATTTTGATTGTGCGCGTTTTATATTtacgaaacaaaaaaaaacaacatgaaaatattaagaaataaaaagtaaaaaaaaatattattaaaagaaaagaaaatactttgtgTTGCGCTAACACAAAAAATACCACATCTCTTAAGGAAGAAGAAGACGAAGAGGTAAATCTTTGAATTAGTGGAGGTAAATAGatgattataaatttaaataaagaagaaaaagaaaacaagaagaaaatgaaaagatgaaACGATTATAAGgttgaaatattattaaactATATctcttttgtatataataaaaaaaataataaaaaaggaaaagaaaccgcaaaagaaaatcttttttttagcattttattttcttaggGATTCTGCGTGCTGAAAATTAGTTTCATTTAAAGGATAATTCGTATATTTCaaagttgaaaaaatctcTCGAAGATTCCAAATTTCTATCTCAAatagttttcttaatttttcattttgaaggaaaatctaATTCtcgtttttaaaaattttcaaagtttttaattattggttttcttctattttcgtAGGTTtgtataacttaataaataagGATATGGTTCGAAAGATATTCAGAATGtctagaaaaattttcaaaagtatattttgccccctaaaaatgaaaaacattaagCGATTTAAGGCTTTATGGGTTAATTTGAAAGCTACGGCTTAGCTCtacaatttttgcaaagaaaccATTTTAATCCAATGAGCcgtttttgttatttttcaatttgaatttttctaattctcagatttaaaaattcaatttaattcattgcAATGAGATTTgtatttttgttgaattccTGTTAAAATCTTGAGGAGATTTTTCCTAAGCAATTACTTCAGGCTAATTCGTCAGACTTACCTGCAGTTATCTTCCATCTTCAAAGAGAATTTCCACCTTTGAATAAATATcctcaaagaaagaaaacaaaaagaataaaaaaaatttagatagaagatggatttattttgaaatctctacatttatttcatttactcttatattatttcttttttttctcatatatttattttctatgctAAGTACTTATATTAGTAttatattttccacaattttttttttactttttcatcattatctggttttttatttagatttttttttactccactATTTCGTccttgtagattttttttcatcatgcGTCAAGCATTTTGCAGCAATTTGTCtgcatttttctcaattttttctccttcaactttttttttcttttttccttctttcttaCAAATCGAATTTTTTTGACCCTCTTTTGGCTGTGTtcaagttatttttttctttaaatatcatttctcattttattcatcttcACTGCGATGCGTGAAAAAGGAAGCTTCTGAAGTtacaaaaagttttgaattatGTCCCGAAATGTTTTTACTTTTcacctaaaaaaataaataaaattcttttgattattattctttcaatattctttattataatgcacaaaaaaagtgATTCTCCCACTCATTCagtttacatttaatttatttaaaaaaaaaaaagtcctacGTACTGCAGTCAAACAAAATGGCATTTAATCTCATGACacttaaatatttctcatgtttttttACTAACTcattgaatataaaatataatgcaTTCTtgtagaattaaaaaagaagatcATTTAAATGTCTCAgctcattttaatatttttcttttaaattacatttatttaaaaaagttcaaagaaaAGGCCACTGAACTAACAAGGGGAAGATCGACAGTCAAATTGAGAGGGGTTGCACACACAGGGTGGTGGAGATTGGGGTCAATGTTAAGAGCTCTCCAAGTTGTAAAAATCTCGCAAAGATTCCAAGTTTCTATCTCAAACgggtttctttatttttcaatttaaaggaaaacctaattcttgtatttaaaaatttccaacgttatatattttttgttttcttctattttagtaggtttgtataattttataaataacgATATGGTTCGAAAGATATTCAGaatgtttagaaaatttttacaaagtactttttgttctttaaaaattaaaaatatgaacTGATTTAAGGCTCTTTAGGTTAGTTTGAAAGCAACGGCTTAGCTCTACAACTTTTTCAAAGAGACCATTTCAATCCAATGGCTCAGAACAGACGGCCGTGACTattggttgacgtcttcgcgatgcaactttttggatgtgacttttttgcgcagacataacctcaaagcaacttttttgtgtgcaaaaaagtgagaaatacgggaaaaaatgcgttgcagtgcccccggggGGCTTCCTGTATGCTgttaatgcattttccaggcggaaatttgcacaattctgtTTTTTACCACAACAATATTTCGATGCgacttttttgacacttggatgcgactttttcgatgtaacttttttggatgtgacttttttgatgcaacttttttgggtgtgacttttttgatgcaacttttttgggtgtgactttttcgaggaaactttttttgttcaaaaaaaagtgaaaaaagtttcctcgaaaaagtcacatccaaaaaagttacatcgaaaaagtcgcatccaagtgtcaaaaaagtcGCATCGAAATATTGTTGTGGTAAAAAacagaattgtgcaaatttccgCCTGGAAAATGCTATAACAGCATACGGGAAGCCccccgggggcactgcaatgcattttttcccgtatttctcacttttttgcacacaaaaaagttgctttgaggttatgtctgcgcaaaaaagtcgcatccaaaaagttgcatcgcgaagacgtcaaccaaaagcCACGGCCGTCTGTTCTGAGCCAATAAGCcgtttttgttatttttcaatttgaaactTTCTAATTCtcagatttaaaaattcaaggaaattccattttttgtgACCTAGACAGCAGCTCAATTGACCCAATCTTTACCCAATTGAGACCTCTcaaaattttgccaatttgGCCTTCCTTTCGGCAAAGAAGTAAGTCTCAAACTCAATAGAAAAGGAAGTATttctcttttgttttttttttactttaaaaaaccttaaaattaacatacctaagattaattaaaaaaaatgtgctaaCAATGTGACCTGTGCAGCTTCTATGGCACACAATCGCGAGTTTTTACAAAGTTTACgatcaaaaaaatgaaaccaaCTAAGGTTGTGGCCCTTAAACAAGTAACGGCTGAGGGTAAAacgataattattttttaataaaagaaaagatttctttattaCTTTTGGGGTTATGTCGCTTATCGATGTTGGGCTCTAGGGAATCTACTTTTGTTATTTGGATTTATACTTAATAAATTCCCTAGAATCTCATGGCAAATCCGTTCTCAacatctttttattctttttatttttaattcttatttttttttggataatctATCGGGGACGCTTTTCGTTGTTGAAATGAGattttaaattcacatttttttctcatttccaaTCGATCCATCTGGACTCTGTCTTTAGATCTTTGCTGGGAAGTAGGGGGCGGAAGGCGGGATAAGGGGGGtacttttatttgttttcttttgttttaaaggGGAATTAAGGATTCAGGGGATTTTTCTTAAGGGGGACGAgagaatatcttttttttttcttttaaaactatGTCTCTCTATCTGtactattttttctcatcagtGGAAAGTAAAAAGTGAAAACCAAATATTCTGCATAAAAGGAGGGATGTCATATGGAAAAGATTGATGATCTAGGCTACCTAGGGAGAGCTAGGTTCctagattgttttttttttgtgtataaaaatctttagatttcttttagaacgaatattaattaatttcttaaatcaaatttcatgagttttttttataatttaaatcgAAATTCTAGGTCTCTTAGAAAGCTAGATCCTCCAACGACAAATGACTTTAAAaatcatagatttttttaaattccaaaaCTCTTCcatttacaatgaaaaatccCTCCTTTTTGCTGTTTAAAAAtctcacaatattttttttccactcacaatctatgttttttcttcatcttgttTTAAATGCTATTATGTAATATAAGTTTTGAGACACATTATATTGGAATTACTAGTTAGTATGactattttgttttattaaattactcCACATAGCTTTTCTCAATCAATGAGATTTCTTATCCCGTTCCTGGATTGTTTATacttaaattataaaatgattttttttttcgaggcgCAAAATACACCCAGGTGCCTTAATTTCTGGAATTctatgtttttgttttcttttatctaaagtagaaaattttattttttttcacgctGTTTtagttataaataaatttgtttttagacctgggtttgaattttattaaaatccatatttttttgttactctCACATGAGCCAATATGTCGGAAcggtgtaaaaaaaacataggaTGTCCTggttttctatatttttttgtaaatgctcgttttttgtgattttttttgggaaaagaaATAGATTGACTGACAATTTATGTTTGTTTATCTTCTTTAAAGTGACTTTTATACTGATCATTTGGGCTATTGTAAATTGGTTGATGTGATCTAAATTTCTACGGCTTACaatctatattttatttgaataacaTAGAATCAATTGTTTTCTtggttttttgtgttttttttttctttgaatgtttATCACCCAACGTGGGGCTTCTGCTATCTTGCTGtatgtgttgtgtgtgtgtttgattgtttgtgtgtgtgattgtgtagtttttttatctctaaaaTCAAATGCTGATCAGTGACACTCTCCTGATGGAAAACATCGAATGTgtctatgtttttttattaattattttgtttggAAATAATGATTATTATCTGGGCTATTGCAACTCAGTCAATTAACACGACATATTTGCGGGCGTCCCCTTTTCTTACTTGGGGCGCCCCCATGGCTACATTTTCTTACTACACTGCTTAGTAACCTctccattttgttttttttttaatttcttattaaaaacggaaattctatgatttttttttcaagccgcCATTGCGActtgtttttttattgtttttttttttgtattattattttgggACACTATCTCATCATTCTCTACAGCTCTCTCACTTTCTCACCTTCCTTTTCTCgcaaaaaatgttctttttttctacgtGTATCCCCTCGAATGGATAACACGagttcttgttttttttctatgttttttgcgatatttttttattttctgtttactgtttttttcaccattttattAACCTCTAAAAACACACTCCTTAATTGATAACAATATTATCTGGGCTATTGCATTTCTTTTCACAGCATAAAATATGTGTTTTATGCTGTCAAAAACAACTCAAAGATGTTTATGCACTGTGTGACAAAACATaggaattttcacgaaataATATCGATTAATGTGAGTCCCGGGAGGGGACCTAGCGTAAAACTAGCCAGGTGTGCCCCCCACAGTACTCAACTCCActctatttcattttatcgggctatttcttttttttaatgttatttagTAGATTTATTTTGCTTTGTTAATACTGTGTCTGCTTttggttattttattttttttctccacactcTCCGTCACGTCTTggttttatcttttttttcttcatctgattaaattaagtttattttcttttttattatggTTTTCTTTAGGTGAAAAGGTTTTCTGGGGGGTTAAACCAAAAGGTTTTCTCTTGCCTAGTGTCCAGGCTAGgtgtaaagtttttaaaacttaGGATGTTGAACCTAATTAGGGGTATAATTAGCGGACACATTGATCCCATTTTGGGGTCTAGGCTGTTcgtttctttttgtatttataaatttttatgctggaatttcttttcgtttttgattaatttttattttggtcCTAACACagaattctctaaaaattattccagAAAATTTAGAATGTGAAGTCTAgattttataaacttttttgttagattcttgaaaaaatattagggTCCTAGaacttattaaaatataaGATTCTAATAGACAGATTGAGgcaatctttaaaaaaatatattaaagtgTTTTTGTAGAATCCTAAAATGGCctaaaggataaaaaataatttttatattttcttttttctttatttttaattttcttttaaatttttttaaagatcttttttaggattcaaaatttttgctgttttactttttttgtaaaacttttaaatgtaaaaaaaaaataattttttgtgatctTAAGTTAGGACCTAATGTTAAAGATTCAACTTCATGCTTTTAAaggatattttcaaaattcatttaattcaaattgt is part of the Lutzomyia longipalpis isolate SR_M1_2022 chromosome 3, ASM2433408v1 genome and harbors:
- the LOC129793792 gene encoding eukaryotic translation initiation factor 4 gamma 3 isoform X2, whose product is MMSTNSPGSGGNSTNNKNKIQQQQYSFVVQQANPLSTQKNPIGATTTFGIISGADGFHAPPTSAAFTGQTVPGQQQAQQSAPNTIRAMNQATPTLPQQQSSQQSELQKMQPQQTLQPLSYGQQQRQGAQPPAIYSRNNGSNPATNRTRAPMMSSPMYASPHIPQHLVMAQYPTIPTAFNSQQRQTQNQIYQQHNQVQFNQATHIQPPGFTYYPNIFSNPPYMQQRPNATAPIGITQGTPTLAPASSQPGMTLPPTVLPPSAMAAAAAVGPPSSTPKTTTANRRQHALQIIDPNSGMDILDEFLHTKSSSRTQSPAAAVQPPAEAPPEAVVVAPAPEYGANTVELQVGDMGAMTPVVSAISDGPAVDITPKQTQNKKKKPVEIEKPPPPVKGEQAPPPPQQQQQQQQQQVSEVPTPIIPTTAAVTVVSSPIIDTTTTTTTVTETSIIPDNSGTCISTSVSVSNDQVSANANISNNNVVAVEAQECESTQTEEVGAIINNNSEAPPSVVEETNVQNNNEAIREPEVADTNENVTPQSTDETDEVAAPIEETIIPPANVKVAVSDEIPEKVTAAAAAEVPEEKPAAAEKAAATLINYDEGQWSPANPDGRKYYTVEQLRKLSEDPRSKIKPDVKFEPILKKARGEQGLNYGGQMVERKLPAGRGGDSNLLPRFAQNLMQGSPGGNQLTGGYKRVSQQGNKSSGASGGGSSQGKNPQNSGMIRVSLSLREDVKLNETENAWRPSHMKASESSSEEDRITEELYKNFRCILNKLTPEKFNVLVGQVKALKIDTSERLNGCIELIFEKAVSEPNFSVAYAQLCKQISTISVSEPQPPPENGADGATKPPPQSHEQYMFRKTLLNRCQTEFQTISAQTDAQKVRTKRLEEFKDDPEKHEEYKFLVEEEERKLRWRALGTVRFIGELFKSDMLTSNIMNNCIAILMNNRHEDSLECLCKLLTTIGQRLDQNMLVDYFVKLQEIVDNRKQHKISSRVRFMIQDLIDLKKNKWVPRRPDLKPKTIVQIQKEAEAEYNNQAIGGGGGGGGGGGGGGGGSGGGYREQVRDQRDRHNRGGGGGGGSGGYNKSSSHGSGSGGKSNDDGWTMQNTKSNRSTAVDTKKLTVKATNIDQNTPLGTAQMYKWQPQSTNMYQALSDMDTSRPDSGANANKGKGFGGFGKGSTERERYEGRGSQHKSSRENSSTRSAASRSLQAPARPQGPSRLPYASMASTSQGGVGGASRSIEKIVPEKLPQREPPPPPQLSEEELKELGEKIRRRWMEMIMEVVEGYTNVEQCTEFIEKVPEEHHYLGIREIYDHILEQKSKQREAAGEIFAHAIRNARSISLEAYLHGLRLHMENVEELVIDVPKIWESIPEYLGPMIFAKVITLQTLAKVSENLIQANMGGQLLAHMLRYFVSKRGPGAAVELWEKSQVKWTDFMQSSKVDEFIAKNNFNFLVNKDFSTYQSTSSNNTSLDGVQERLKELITTNASSDTIFEWISANVGTIDKNFIRILTTVVIESCLYPNYKINAPLLETQCGLLTKYIENKEEFEMQCLYAIQKLIFKLEHPSGLMSNIFGTLYDLEVLSTDSFKNWLNSTEEPEGKGVAVKSLHSFFTNLFINDGSDENE